GTCAAAAACGCCCCGGTGCCGTTCAGGACCGCTCGCCGAGCCCAACCGCGCGGGCGCTGGCGGTACCAGTGGCGCAGCAGGCCGGCCTGGCTGATGGTGAACCCGATGAACACCCCGATCGCGTAGAGCGGGATGAGCCGGCTGGTGGCCGCGTCGACGGCGATCAGCAGGACGGCGGCGAGCGAGGCGAGGACGAGGACACCGACCCGGTAGACCGGCCGTTCCGCACGCAGGGCGAACAGGTGCGGCAGACGGTGGTCCCTGGCCAGCAGGCTCATCAGCACCGGCAGACCGCCGAAACTGGTGTTCGCGGCGAGGGCGAGCACGAGGGCGACGAGGATGTTCGTCGCGGAGTACGCCCAGCCGTCCCCGAACGAACCCGCGGTGGCCTGGGCCAGCACCGTCACCCCGGTACGCGGCGCGATGTGCTCGCGCACCACCAGCACCGCGAGCCCGATCAGCATCGGCCCGAGCAGCACCCCGAGCACGAGTTCGGTGCGCTGGGCGCGTTGGGCCCGGGGCTCGCGGAAGGACGGGACGCCGTTGGCGATCGCCTCGATACCCGTCAGCGCGGAACAGCCGGCCGCGAACGCCTTGAGGACCAACAGCACGCCCAGGGACTCGGTGATCCGGATCGGCGCGGCGGCCCCGACCACCGCGGCCGGGTGCGCGCGCACGACCCCGACCACGATGACACCGAAGATCGCGCAGACGAACACCACCATCGGGAGCATCAAGAACCTGGCGCTCTCGGCGATGCCCCACAGGTTCACGACGGTCAGCAGGACCAGACCGACCAGAGCGACCTCGAGCAGGCGCGGTGCCAGAACCGGGAAGGCCGAGGCGAGGCTCCCCGCGCCCGCCGCGAGGCTGACGGCGACCGTCAGCACATAGTCCACCACCAGGCTCGCCGCGGCCAACAGGCTGACCGTGGCACCGAGATCCTGCTTCCCGACCGCGTACGCACCGCCGCCGTCCGGATGCACCGCGATGACCTGGCAGTACGAGGCCACGAGCACGGCCAGCAGGCCGGCGATGGCCAGCGCGATCGGCAGGGACAGGTGCAGCGCGGAAGAACCGGCGCCCACCAGCACCAGCAGCATCGCCTCCGGGCCGTACGCCACAGAACTGAGCGCGTCGAGCGAGAGCGCGGCCAGCCCGCCGAAGCTGGTCAGATGATCCTTGCCGCCCTCCCCGTGGCGCAGCGGCACCCGCGGTGCCACCCGCCGCGGCGC
This genomic window from Actinospica robiniae DSM 44927 contains:
- a CDS encoding APC family permease, which translates into the protein MGLSTAPRRVAPRVPLRHGEGGKDHLTSFGGLAALSLDALSSVAYGPEAMLLVLVGAGSSALHLSLPIALAIAGLLAVLVASYCQVIAVHPDGGGAYAVGKQDLGATVSLLAAASLVVDYVLTVAVSLAAGAGSLASAFPVLAPRLLEVALVGLVLLTVVNLWGIAESARFLMLPMVVFVCAIFGVIVVGVVRAHPAAVVGAAAPIRITESLGVLLVLKAFAAGCSALTGIEAIANGVPSFREPRAQRAQRTELVLGVLLGPMLIGLAVLVVREHIAPRTGVTVLAQATAGSFGDGWAYSATNILVALVLALAANTSFGGLPVLMSLLARDHRLPHLFALRAERPVYRVGVLVLASLAAVLLIAVDAATSRLIPLYAIGVFIGFTISQAGLLRHWYRQRPRGWARRAVLNGTGAFLTAIAAIVFVATKFTEGAWLVVIAVPALMLLFARVQSYYRVVGSELGLGIVPGRPHATRSLVIVPVGEISRLTEYALTAALSLGDEVVAVSIHLESERSARFRDAWDQWNPGVRLEIVESPHRSLVHPILAYVRRAQQDGRQIAVLIPEVEPRARRYRILQNQRGLLLATVLRARTDVLVCTLPYRLTSR